A segment of the Pseudanabaena sp. BC1403 genome:
TGGCGAAGCAATTTTGCTAGATAGAGCATGACTTACCCACTCCCGAAAAAGCGGCATCGACTCCACCTCAGCGGGCAAATCAAATGCTTCATTACGATATTCGCGATCATAGCGTTTCTGCACTGTAGCGATCGCAGGTGTCCAGTCATCAGCTTGAGATGTAAAAGCTTTATTCATTATTTAAGGTCTATAAAAAATTAATACCTGCTTGTTTCTCGATCGCTTTCAAAGTGCCTATTGGAATCATTTTGCTGCTATGAACAGGAACAATAACAGTCCGCCTAGTATCAGGATTAAATAACTTGAGATGAGAGCCATTTTGAGATACTTCTAAAAATCCTGCTGATTTAAGTTGTTTAATAACTTGACTAGCAGTTAATCGCGGTGATTTAGGCATAAAAAATTTTTACAGAGCCAACTAAACTTCCCGCAAAATAAAGCAGCGCTTGGATTTTGGCAAGTGATTTAGACATAAAAACTTAAAGAGCTAACTCAACCATTTCAGAGCTTGGCTTTTTAACTAATAAATGATCAGGTAATGGCTCTAGCATTAGAAAAATAGCATCTTTAAGATTAGATATTGCTTCTTCACGACTATCTCCATGAGAAGATACAAAATTTAACTCTGGGCAGGTTGCCGAATAAGATTGCACTTCCTCATCCCATTCTAAAATCGCACGAACTATCATAAATTTATTTCAAAAATTAATATTTTCGTATAGATCTGCCAAGCTAACTTCAACACCAATCGATGACAGCATAAACCGAGCATCTAAATGGATGGTCATACTCGATAAACAATCATTGATGTTTCGATTGCTTAATATAACGCTCTACATGGGGTTTTACCCGATCAATTAACAAATATTCCTGAAAGCTAGAATAGGTTGACTAGATTCGCTTATCAAAAACTCTGGATTAAACTGCTTGTTGTTTTTGAGCTTTGAGGTAGGCAAAGACCGACTTATCACCAATATCAGGTGGAATTTCTTGAGTCACTTTACGAATCGCAAAGATTACAAACAAAACTGCCCAAGCACCTAATAGTCCTCGCTCGATCGCTACAGGCAAAATATTAACTAAATGTCCAAGAATTAGCAAAGGCAATATGGGTACTAAAAATTTTGTCTCAAAGCGATTAAAACAAAAAGTTTCTTTAAAAAAGATGCCAGTCAATGCTGCAAAATTAAACCCAACAGCAATTAGTGCGATTGGATGATTGTAAATAGCGATCGCTAAAGGCTCAGGAGAGTAAATTGCTACAACCACCGCAGCGATCGTCCCGATCACCCAAAAGCTCTGCAAAACCCGATGTAGTAACTCCAGATAAATATGAATCGTCCATAGCGCAACACCTAACCCGACAGAAAACCCGACATACAGCAAAGTCAACCAATTTAGGATTTCAGGATTATTGGGCTGCAACAGCACTAATATTGCACCCACGCTAAAACATAGAGCAGAGATCGCTAAAGCACTACGGTACACAATTACCCCAAAGCGATCGTCTTTTGTAATCGTAAACTCACCAAACTGGCCTTGATAAACTTCAGATTTAGTTTCCACAAATTTCTCCGCCAATGACTATTACTCAAAGTATAGATGACAGCAATC
Coding sequences within it:
- a CDS encoding type II toxin-antitoxin system HicA family toxin, with translation MPKSPRLTASQVIKQLKSAGFLEVSQNGSHLKLFNPDTRRTVIVPVHSSKMIPIGTLKAIEKQAGINFL
- a CDS encoding type II toxin-antitoxin system HicB family antitoxin, whose protein sequence is MIVRAILEWDEEVQSYSATCPELNFVSSHGDSREEAISNLKDAIFLMLEPLPDHLLVKKPSSEMVELAL
- a CDS encoding DUF2301 domain-containing membrane protein, whose translation is METKSEVYQGQFGEFTITKDDRFGVIVYRSALAISALCFSVGAILVLLQPNNPEILNWLTLLYVGFSVGLGVALWTIHIYLELLHRVLQSFWVIGTIAAVVVAIYSPEPLAIAIYNHPIALIAVGFNFAALTGIFFKETFCFNRFETKFLVPILPLLILGHLVNILPVAIERGLLGAWAVLFVIFAIRKVTQEIPPDIGDKSVFAYLKAQKQQAV